From Spartobacteria bacterium, a single genomic window includes:
- a CDS encoding 3'-5' exonuclease domain-containing protein 2 yields the protein MSYHRKMSSDELNTLPLDCYHGKIEIISNVDKLSTAVDLLAKERVLGFDIESKPSYRRGEFFPPALVQIATPQIVFLIKVQKTGLTDALCSVLSSPNIVKTGVAIGDDVKDLRKMAEFEPGGFLDLSAISAHAGMNHHGLRGLAGILLGVRISKSAQRSNWEIDPLTDKQVRYAATDAWMSLQVYLKMEEMGLVAEYFDHLMQRDVVDE from the coding sequence ATGTCTTATCACAGAAAAATGAGCAGCGACGAACTAAATACGCTGCCGCTAGATTGTTACCATGGAAAAATTGAAATTATCAGCAATGTTGACAAGTTGAGCACCGCAGTGGATCTCCTGGCGAAGGAGCGTGTTCTTGGATTTGATATTGAATCAAAACCGTCCTATCGCCGTGGAGAGTTTTTTCCGCCAGCATTGGTGCAAATTGCCACGCCTCAGATTGTCTTCCTGATTAAGGTGCAAAAAACAGGATTGACCGATGCGCTATGTTCCGTTTTATCTAGTCCTAATATCGTAAAAACAGGTGTGGCGATAGGTGATGATGTGAAAGATCTGCGAAAAATGGCTGAATTTGAACCAGGTGGTTTTTTAGATCTATCTGCCATATCCGCCCACGCCGGCATGAATCACCATGGACTGCGCGGCCTGGCAGGTATTTTGTTGGGTGTGCGCATCAGCAAATCAGCCCAGCGGTCAAACTGGGAGATTGACCCATTAACCGATAAACAGGTTCGCTATGCCGCCACCGATGCTTGGATGAGCTTGCAGGTCTATTTAAAAATGGAAGAGATGGGGCTGGTTGCCGAGTATTTTGATCACCTGATGCAACGAGATGTTGTCGATGAATGA